One genomic segment of Gossypium arboreum isolate Shixiya-1 chromosome 3, ASM2569848v2, whole genome shotgun sequence includes these proteins:
- the LOC108475139 gene encoding uncharacterized protein LOC108475139, with amino-acid sequence MSQRFFDKKRKEFLELKESRMSVAEYEREFVRLNKYAQECVPIEVAMCTRFVDYLNEDIKLLVGILELKEFVILVDRVHKAKELSKAKRKVDSEAYDSRKRPMGKSFSSSWKKSKEFHSHSSALVGYSGRDKGKKIELKTSGYICSELKDGSCFKCGSDDHYLRDFSERSAKEKAKTTRPSNTTVRGRPSRNTGNADNSHSGTKDSTMRSKAWAPARAYAIRARKETLAPDVIIGTIFFLDTNVNVLIDPGSMRSYVGITLVSDKKIPFESTKFVIKVMNPLGYYVLVDKVCKNCPLMIQGCNFPTDLMLLPFDEFDVIQGIDWLALYDAIVNYRQKHIVLKCQNGSKL; translated from the exons atgaGTCAAAGGTTCTTTGAtaagaaacgcaaagagtttcttgagttgaaggaAAGTCGTATGTCTGTAGCTGAGTACGAGAGGGAATTTGTACGACTCAataagtatgcccaggaatgtgtacCAATAGAGGTTGCTATGTGCACACGGTTTGTAGACTACCTTAATGAGGATATCaagctgttagttgggattcttgagttgaaagaatttgtaattcTGGTTGACAGAGTGCACAAGGCTAAAGAACTTAGCAAAGCaaagagaaaagttgattctGAGGCTTATGATTCGAGAAAAAGACCTATGGGAAAATCATTCTCATCTTCATGGAAAAAGTCAAAAGAATTTCATAGTCATTCATCAGCTTTGGTGGGTTATTCTGGGAGagataaaggaaaaaaaattgaactCAAAACTTCAGGCTACATTTGTAGCGA ACTGAAAGATGGGTcgtgttttaaatgtggttctgATGATCATTATCTTAGAGACTTCTCTGAAAGGTCCGCCAAAGAAAAAGCTAAGACTACTCGTCCGAGTAATACAACTGTTAGAGGGAGACCATCACGGAACACTGGAAATGCAGATAACAGTCATAGTGGGACAAAAGATTCTACTATGAGATCAAAGGCATGGGCACCAGCTAGGGCTTATGCGATTCGTGCTCGAAAGGAGACTTTAGCACCTGATGTGATCATTGGTACAATTTTTTTCCTTGATACTAATGTTAATGTTTTGATTGACCCGGGGTCAATGCGCTCATATGTTGGCATAACTTTAGTGTCAGATAAGAAAATACCttttgagtctactaagtttgtgattaaagtaatGAACCCTTTAGGTTACTATGTGTTAGTCgataaagtctgtaaaaactgtcctttgatgattcagggTTGCAACTTTccgactgatttgatgttattaccttttgatgagtttgatgtaattcaGGGTATTGACTGGTTAGCTCTatatgatgctattgtgaactataGACAAAAGcatattgtgttaaaatgtcagaatggttcAAAGCTTTAA